From Riemerella anatipestifer ATCC 11845 = DSM 15868, a single genomic window includes:
- a CDS encoding HIRAN domain-containing protein: METKRKQQREHLANFHIAGFNYYDGALCFSKLKVGATLELEYEVDNKYDARAVALYYKGNKLGFIPRTENRIFYKLVKMGYENALDVRIQQIDATAHPEQQISVVVHLLPQD, from the coding sequence ATGGAGACAAAAAGAAAACAACAGAGAGAGCATCTAGCTAACTTTCACATTGCAGGTTTCAACTATTACGATGGGGCTTTATGTTTTTCTAAGCTCAAAGTAGGTGCAACGCTAGAACTTGAATACGAGGTAGATAACAAATACGACGCTCGTGCCGTAGCCCTCTACTACAAAGGCAATAAGTTAGGCTTTATTCCACGCACCGAAAACCGAATTTTCTACAAGCTCGTCAAAATGGGTTACGAAAACGCTTTGGATGTCCGCATTCAGCAGATTGATGCCACCGCACATCCAGAGCAACAAATTAGCGTGGTGGTGCACCTGTTGCCACAAGATTAA
- a CDS encoding glucosaminidase domain-containing protein, which yields MKKFLIASAVLVVSQFKAQTWATDDQYIQRFAGYAVEEMEKYKIPASITLAQGILETGGGQSRLAQEGNNHFGIKCKEGWTGKTMRHTDDAPNECFRVYNDPKESYEDHSKFLAYRKYYTNLFKLDPKDYKAWAHGLKKAGYATNPRYAYILISKIEKYKLYEFDNISSKEVPFTLLKLYPELNDDKEFMAKINPQKEVKKKESVTVHVPYQQTSYAEQQKTADQLRKEKLALLEGITVKSHPNGGLKYVVIPADTDVAYIAKKFEMREGRLLKWNDLSGNKLKANDVLFLEPKSSTGSIETYKAEKGDTMHKISQKFGIKLRKLYSKNRMEYGEQPKQGQIIYLQKKAPRR from the coding sequence ATGAAAAAGTTTTTGATAGCTTCGGCGGTTTTAGTCGTTTCACAATTTAAGGCTCAGACATGGGCAACAGATGACCAATATATCCAGCGTTTCGCAGGATATGCCGTGGAAGAAATGGAAAAATATAAAATCCCAGCAAGTATTACTTTAGCACAAGGGATATTAGAAACAGGAGGTGGGCAATCTCGCTTAGCACAAGAAGGTAATAATCACTTTGGAATTAAATGTAAGGAAGGCTGGACGGGCAAAACCATGAGGCATACCGATGATGCTCCTAACGAGTGTTTTCGTGTGTATAACGACCCAAAGGAGTCTTACGAAGACCATTCTAAGTTTTTAGCTTATCGTAAATACTATACTAATCTATTTAAACTTGACCCAAAGGATTATAAAGCTTGGGCTCATGGGCTTAAAAAAGCTGGGTATGCTACCAATCCTAGATATGCTTATATTTTGATAAGCAAAATAGAAAAGTATAAATTATACGAGTTTGATAATATTTCGTCTAAGGAAGTCCCTTTTACATTATTGAAACTTTATCCAGAGTTGAATGATGACAAAGAGTTTATGGCGAAAATAAACCCACAAAAAGAGGTTAAAAAGAAGGAAAGTGTAACGGTGCATGTTCCTTATCAGCAAACTTCTTATGCAGAGCAACAGAAAACAGCAGATCAGCTAAGAAAAGAAAAATTAGCATTGTTGGAAGGCATAACAGTGAAATCTCATCCTAATGGAGGATTGAAGTATGTAGTGATTCCAGCAGATACTGATGTGGCTTACATTGCTAAAAAGTTTGAAATGAGAGAGGGGAGGTTGTTAAAGTGGAATGATTTAAGTGGGAATAAACTAAAGGCAAATGATGTTTTGTTTTTAGAACCAAAATCTTCTACAGGAAGTATAGAAACATACAAGGCTGAAAAGGGAGATACAATGCATAAAATTTCTCAAAAATTTGGTATTAAATTAAGAAAACTTTACTCCAAAAATAGAATGGAGTATGGAGAACAGCCTAAGCAAGGGCAAATTATTTATTTGCAAAAGAAAGCTCCACGCAGATAG
- a CDS encoding RtcB family protein produces MITGRDILNLGYESGRWFKEALEYANQHQLSQEELKSYLEEVSPKYIEPYNIPIDFHLNIKAETEEEVSNVEVVISIMKELMKTPTLVVGAVMPDACPTGEGQIPVGGVVVAKNAIHPSMHSADICCSVMMTNFGYIEPKMVLDKAHSITHFGGGGREEFSDLPQELKLKMKNNPFLNDEKSFSLATSHLGTQGDGNHFLFVGVSKKTGETMMVTHHGSRGLGEYLYSQGMRRAEVFRRELSPKTMPKNAWIPYDTEEGKAYWEALQIVREWTKLNHTTIHNATVELLKTEPIDRFWNEHNFVFKKGELFYHAKGATPLDDAFVPDSKGGLRLIPLNMSEPILIVKGETTATNLGFAPHGAGRNIGRGMHKKNNSHRTIAEIFKEETKGLDVRFFSGHIDISELPSAYKNAQTVKNQMKEFGLGEVVDEIMPYGCIMAGDWQIDAPWKAKARERYRKQGNI; encoded by the coding sequence ATGATAACAGGCAGAGACATATTGAATTTAGGTTATGAATCAGGAAGGTGGTTCAAAGAAGCCTTAGAGTATGCTAATCAACATCAGTTAAGCCAAGAAGAACTGAAGAGCTATTTGGAAGAAGTCAGTCCTAAATATATAGAGCCGTACAATATACCTATTGACTTTCATCTCAACATCAAGGCAGAAACTGAAGAAGAAGTGAGTAATGTAGAGGTGGTAATTTCTATTATGAAAGAGCTTATGAAAACCCCCACTTTAGTTGTTGGAGCTGTGATGCCCGATGCTTGTCCAACAGGCGAGGGTCAAATTCCTGTGGGTGGTGTAGTAGTAGCGAAAAACGCTATACATCCGTCTATGCATAGTGCCGATATTTGTTGCTCTGTAATGATGACTAACTTTGGATACATTGAGCCTAAAATGGTATTAGATAAAGCCCATTCCATCACTCATTTTGGAGGTGGAGGACGAGAAGAATTTTCTGATTTACCTCAAGAATTAAAGTTAAAAATGAAAAACAATCCTTTTCTAAATGATGAGAAAAGTTTTAGCTTAGCGACTTCTCATTTGGGTACGCAAGGCGATGGTAATCACTTTTTGTTTGTAGGGGTTTCAAAGAAAACAGGCGAAACAATGATGGTTACACATCACGGTAGTAGAGGACTGGGAGAATATTTATATAGCCAAGGGATGAGAAGAGCAGAAGTTTTTAGACGAGAACTTTCTCCTAAAACAATGCCTAAAAACGCATGGATTCCTTATGATACCGAAGAAGGAAAAGCCTATTGGGAAGCCTTACAAATTGTAAGAGAATGGACGAAACTAAACCATACCACCATTCACAATGCAACAGTAGAACTATTGAAGACGGAACCAATTGACCGCTTTTGGAACGAGCATAATTTCGTGTTTAAAAAAGGAGAGTTGTTTTACCACGCTAAAGGAGCCACGCCTCTTGATGATGCATTTGTCCCTGATAGTAAAGGTGGGCTAAGGCTTATTCCGTTAAATATGAGCGAACCTATATTGATTGTCAAAGGAGAAACGACAGCAACCAATTTAGGTTTTGCACCTCACGGAGCTGGGAGAAATATCGGTAGAGGAATGCATAAAAAGAATAATTCTCATAGAACTATTGCTGAGATTTTCAAAGAGGAAACAAAAGGTCTGGATGTTCGGTTTTTTTCAGGACATATTGATATTTCCGAACTACCGAGTGCCTACAAAAACGCTCAAACGGTTAAAAACCAAATGAAAGAATTCGGTTTAGGAGAAGTGGTGGACGAGATTATGCCGTATGGGTGTATTATGGCTGGCGATTGGCAAATTGATGCACCTTGGAAAGCAAAAGCTAGAGAAAGGTACAGAAAACAAGGGAATATATAA
- a CDS encoding S9 family peptidase — protein MKKIVILALGLFLSVNAYKGQEITLDKIYSGYYRGKGIAGISPLKTDDYYAVIEPTGIAKYSYKTLQKEGYIVEGRYEDYQLSNDGQKILLQKVSEPIYRHSFLGVFDVKDLSSGKIISLFEGKPVQEPTFSPDGSKVAFISENNLYYQDLASGQVVQITTDGKKNEILNGLADWVYEEEFGHAKQYVWNSGGDAIVFVRSDETAVPEMNMPIYGNNLYPQDFKFKYPKAGEKNSEVSLHYYQLATKKIAKVDLGVFENYYIPQLFVSKVSDEVLVATANRHQNKLDILKLKTSNGKVEKLFTETDKAWIETDNLTLEFLSDGGMLWASERDGYRHLYWYDAKGKLKKQVTKGNWEITDYYGFDAKNQEVFVQTTQNGSINKVVSKININTGKSQIVSDIEGNNTASFSPNFNYFINTTSSAKTPHKYVLRDRNGKSLKEIQNNDELLTKLKTDNWVEKEFFTIPNDAGDQMNAWIMKPKNFDPNKKYPLFMFQYSGPGSQQVSNSWDSSNGLWFNHLVQKGYVVACVDGRGTGYKGANYKKSTYLNLGKYEIEDQITAAKWFGKQSYIDASRIGIFGWSFGGYMASLAMTKGADVFKMGIAVAPVTNWRFYDTVYTERFLRTPQENAKGYDENSPTEYAHLLKGKFLMIHGTADDNVHFQNAAVFSEALIQNKKQFEFMTYPDKNHSIYGGNTRSQLYEKMTQFILNNL, from the coding sequence ATGAAAAAAATAGTGATACTAGCATTAGGTTTATTTTTGTCTGTTAATGCCTATAAAGGGCAGGAAATTACATTGGACAAAATCTACTCGGGCTATTATAGAGGTAAAGGTATAGCGGGGATTTCTCCATTAAAAACAGATGATTATTACGCCGTAATAGAACCAACAGGAATTGCAAAATACTCTTATAAAACTTTACAAAAAGAAGGTTATATAGTAGAGGGAAGATACGAAGATTATCAGCTTTCTAACGATGGTCAAAAGATTTTGTTGCAGAAAGTTAGTGAGCCTATTTACAGACATTCTTTTTTAGGTGTTTTTGATGTTAAGGATTTGTCAAGCGGAAAAATCATTTCTTTATTTGAAGGGAAACCTGTTCAGGAGCCTACCTTTTCGCCTGACGGTAGCAAAGTGGCTTTTATTTCAGAAAATAATTTGTATTACCAAGACTTAGCGTCGGGGCAAGTAGTTCAAATTACAACGGACGGTAAGAAAAATGAAATTTTGAACGGACTGGCAGATTGGGTTTATGAAGAGGAATTTGGTCATGCTAAACAATATGTATGGAATAGTGGCGGTGATGCCATTGTTTTTGTAAGGTCTGATGAAACAGCTGTTCCTGAAATGAATATGCCTATCTACGGAAACAATCTATATCCACAAGATTTTAAATTCAAATATCCTAAAGCGGGCGAAAAAAACTCGGAAGTTAGTTTACATTATTATCAATTAGCTACAAAGAAGATAGCTAAGGTAGATTTAGGTGTTTTTGAGAATTATTACATTCCACAATTATTTGTATCTAAGGTGTCTGATGAGGTTTTGGTGGCTACGGCTAACAGGCATCAGAATAAGTTAGATATACTAAAGCTAAAAACATCTAACGGGAAAGTAGAAAAACTATTTACGGAAACTGATAAGGCGTGGATAGAAACTGATAATTTGACTTTAGAGTTTCTTTCTGATGGAGGTATGTTATGGGCTTCGGAGAGAGATGGTTATCGTCATTTGTATTGGTATGATGCTAAAGGTAAACTAAAAAAACAGGTTACAAAAGGAAATTGGGAAATTACAGACTATTACGGTTTTGATGCTAAAAATCAAGAGGTTTTTGTGCAAACTACTCAGAATGGAAGTATCAATAAGGTAGTGTCTAAAATCAATATCAATACGGGTAAATCTCAAATTGTTTCAGATATAGAAGGTAACAATACGGCTTCTTTTAGTCCTAATTTTAATTATTTTATCAATACAACCTCTTCTGCTAAAACCCCACACAAATATGTGTTGAGAGATAGAAATGGAAAAAGTTTGAAAGAAATACAAAACAATGATGAGCTTTTAACTAAGTTAAAAACTGATAATTGGGTAGAGAAGGAATTTTTTACTATACCCAATGATGCAGGAGACCAAATGAATGCGTGGATTATGAAGCCTAAAAACTTTGACCCTAACAAAAAATATCCTTTGTTTATGTTTCAGTATTCAGGACCAGGGTCTCAGCAAGTAAGTAATTCTTGGGATTCTAGTAATGGTTTATGGTTTAATCATTTAGTTCAGAAAGGCTATGTTGTAGCCTGTGTAGACGGTAGAGGTACAGGTTATAAAGGTGCAAATTATAAGAAGTCAACCTATCTTAATTTAGGTAAATATGAAATAGAAGACCAAATAACTGCTGCGAAATGGTTTGGGAAACAGTCTTATATAGATGCTAGCAGAATTGGGATTTTTGGCTGGAGCTTTGGAGGTTACATGGCTAGTTTAGCGATGACTAAAGGGGCTGACGTCTTTAAAATGGGAATTGCAGTAGCACCAGTAACCAATTGGCGTTTTTATGATACGGTTTACACAGAAAGATTTTTGAGAACTCCACAAGAAAATGCAAAAGGTTATGATGAAAATTCTCCTACGGAATATGCTCATTTATTAAAAGGTAAGTTCTTGATGATACACGGTACAGCAGATGATAATGTACATTTTCAAAATGCAGCAGTATTTTCCGAGGCACTTATTCAGAATAAAAAGCAGTTTGAGTTTATGACTTACCCAGATAAAAATCATAGTATATATGGAGGGAATACTCGCTCTCAACTTTATGAAAAGATGACACAATTTATATTGAATAATCTTTAA
- the hemL gene encoding glutamate-1-semialdehyde 2,1-aminomutase: MLYQRSSALFQEAKNYIPGGVNSPVRAFKSVGGTPVFMKSAKGAYLTDADDKTYIDYINSWGPAILGHTHPEVLEAVKLQAEKGFSFGTPTELETEIAKFITENVPNIDQIRMVSSGTEACMSAIRLARGYTGRDKIIKFEGCYHGHSDSFLIKAGSGAATFGNPNSPGVTQGTAKDTLLARYNDWEQIQDLFRHNEGQIAAVIIEPVAGNMGCVLPENNFLQNLRQICDRNGTLLIFDEVMTGFRLGFGGAQEVYGVKADLVTYGKVIGGGMPVGAFAGRREIMECLAPKGAVYQAGTLSGNPIAMRAGLTTLQLIKNDENFYQNLDKTTEKLDFEIAKILNEKGIEYRINRKGSMMSVFFHTNRVANFDEAQQANHSLFNTFFHHLLERGVYLPPSGYETWFISSEIKDNEIDKTLEAIRSFQY; encoded by the coding sequence ATGTTATATCAAAGAAGTAGTGCCTTATTTCAAGAGGCTAAAAACTATATTCCTGGTGGTGTAAACTCTCCTGTAAGAGCGTTTAAATCGGTGGGCGGAACACCTGTATTTATGAAGTCTGCTAAAGGGGCTTACCTTACAGACGCAGACGATAAAACTTATATAGATTATATCAATTCGTGGGGACCAGCCATATTAGGGCATACTCACCCTGAAGTATTAGAGGCTGTAAAGTTACAAGCTGAAAAAGGCTTCTCCTTTGGGACACCTACTGAGTTAGAAACCGAAATTGCTAAATTTATCACAGAAAATGTACCTAATATAGACCAAATAAGAATGGTATCATCTGGTACAGAGGCTTGTATGAGTGCTATTCGTTTGGCTAGAGGCTACACAGGGAGAGATAAAATTATTAAGTTTGAAGGTTGTTATCATGGGCATTCAGACTCATTTCTGATAAAAGCAGGGAGTGGTGCGGCAACTTTTGGAAATCCAAATTCTCCAGGAGTTACGCAAGGTACAGCTAAAGATACTTTATTGGCTAGATATAATGATTGGGAGCAAATTCAAGATTTATTTCGCCATAACGAAGGGCAAATTGCGGCGGTTATCATAGAGCCAGTGGCTGGTAATATGGGTTGTGTACTTCCTGAAAATAACTTTTTACAAAATCTAAGGCAAATCTGCGACCGTAACGGAACTCTTTTAATTTTTGATGAAGTGATGACGGGCTTTCGTCTAGGATTTGGTGGAGCTCAAGAGGTCTATGGAGTGAAGGCGGACTTGGTAACTTATGGTAAAGTTATCGGTGGAGGTATGCCTGTGGGTGCCTTTGCTGGGCGTCGTGAAATTATGGAATGTCTGGCTCCTAAAGGTGCCGTTTATCAAGCAGGAACGCTTAGTGGTAATCCTATTGCGATGAGAGCGGGACTGACGACATTGCAACTCATTAAAAATGACGAGAATTTCTATCAAAATCTTGATAAGACCACAGAAAAATTAGATTTTGAAATTGCTAAAATCCTTAACGAAAAAGGGATTGAATACCGTATCAATAGAAAAGGCTCTATGATGTCTGTGTTTTTCCATACTAATAGAGTAGCTAATTTTGATGAGGCACAACAGGCCAATCATTCGTTATTTAATACCTTTTTTCATCACTTGTTGGAGAGAGGTGTTTATCTTCCACCTAGTGGGTACGAAACTTGGTTTATTTCTTCTGAAATAAAAGATAATGAGATAGATAAAACTTTAGAAGCAATAAGAAGTTTTCAGTATTAA
- a CDS encoding MBL fold metallo-hydrolase → MILNSKMKLKFLGTGTSQGIPVIGSNHPVCLSQNPKDKRLRSSAIITTNNNKKILIDCGPDFRQQMLSFGESHIDALLVTHEHNDHIIGLDDLRPIIFNTNKNIPIYCLERVSNEIIQRFPYAFATEKYPGAPSFDLYKITNQPFELLGTLIEPIEVLHGKLPILGYKIGNLAYITDASSISKDQLEKLKNLDILIINCLRAEEPHASHFILPQVLELVETLKPKTTYLTHISHRLGFHNEIESLLPPHIKPAHDGLEVFW, encoded by the coding sequence ATGATTTTAAACTCAAAAATGAAGCTGAAATTTTTAGGCACAGGCACTTCTCAAGGCATACCTGTTATAGGTTCTAACCACCCTGTTTGCCTCTCTCAAAACCCTAAAGATAAAAGACTTAGGTCTTCCGCTATAATTACAACTAATAACAATAAAAAAATTTTAATAGATTGCGGACCCGATTTTAGACAACAAATGCTTTCCTTCGGAGAGTCTCACATAGATGCCCTCCTAGTAACACACGAGCATAATGACCATATTATTGGGTTGGACGACCTTCGTCCCATTATTTTCAATACTAATAAAAATATACCTATTTACTGTTTAGAAAGAGTTTCAAACGAAATCATACAAAGGTTTCCTTACGCCTTCGCTACGGAAAAATATCCTGGAGCACCTAGTTTTGACTTATATAAAATTACAAACCAACCATTTGAACTACTAGGAACTTTAATAGAACCCATAGAAGTACTCCACGGAAAACTCCCCATACTTGGTTATAAAATAGGAAATCTAGCCTATATTACCGATGCAAGTTCCATTAGTAAAGACCAACTTGAGAAATTAAAAAATTTAGATATTTTAATCATTAACTGCTTAAGAGCAGAAGAACCGCATGCTTCCCATTTTATACTTCCACAAGTTTTAGAACTTGTAGAAACCTTAAAGCCTAAAACTACTTATCTTACTCACATTAGCCATAGATTAGGGTTTCACAATGAGATAGAAAGCCTATTACCTCCGCACATAAAACCTGCTCATGATGGATTGGAGGTTTTTTGGTAA
- a CDS encoding GAF domain-containing protein, translated as MEKLKIKLSEIISDNHLSKDEKLKAICEVLDQEKSYFNWTGFYFKNGNKEELILGPYVGAPTDHTVIPFGRGICGQVAVSNKTFEVPDVMAEDNYLSCSIDTKAELVVPIIKNGENIGQIDIDSHTINPFTKEDVKLLEWLCSEVATIL; from the coding sequence ATGGAGAAATTAAAAATAAAATTATCAGAAATCATCTCTGATAATCATCTTTCTAAAGATGAAAAACTCAAAGCAATTTGTGAAGTTTTAGACCAAGAAAAAAGTTACTTTAACTGGACAGGGTTTTATTTTAAAAATGGAAATAAAGAAGAACTTATATTAGGACCTTATGTAGGAGCGCCTACAGATCATACGGTTATTCCTTTCGGTAGAGGTATTTGTGGGCAAGTAGCTGTATCTAATAAAACGTTTGAAGTACCAGATGTTATGGCTGAAGATAACTATTTGTCGTGTTCCATAGATACGAAAGCAGAATTGGTAGTTCCTATCATAAAAAATGGAGAGAATATAGGTCAAATAGATATAGATTCTCACACAATAAATCCTTTTACGAAGGAAGATGTAAAGCTTTTGGAATGGCTTTGTAGTGAGGTTGCAACTATATTATAA